The genomic segment TACGCTTAAATGCTGTCTTTCCTTGCATGCAAACTGCCAAAAAGAAAGGAGTTTGTTTGAGAGCAACGACAATAATAGGCACTTATATTTGTTTCATCAACATGTTCTACAAATTATTAGAGCCCTACGACATTTTTTATCCACATGTATCGACTTATCATCTCTATATTATGCATTCTCTATCATCTCATCTCACGAACCGAACCATGTCTAGAAAACTTACTACTAAGCTCAATACCAAGTCCAAAGTGGAGGTAAGGAGGAAACTGAAGGGTTAACCGTATCAGTAGAGTCTGCAAGTTTACAAGAACACTCGCACACTATATCATTTCTAAGCCATCCACTGGAAGATCCATTTTCTTACATCTTACCATTTCTTTTTCTGTGCGCCCATTTTCAGTCGTATATGGACTCGGAGGTAAGGGCTATAATGGCGCAATACATGCCTCTAGACAGCCAGCACGAAATTCCAAGTCACCAAAAATGAAGGCAGTGCTTGGAAATGAAACTGACTTGGATCTTTTTCTGGACAATGGTGATACACCGGGCGCGACTTGCTGTCCCGAAACCGAGGTTTTGAAGGTAGATACATACACAAGACGAGAATTGTCCTAATCTCTGCATTTCTTTCAATGCACAATGTATGGGTGTTGATCACATTTATTCTTTTAGTAATATAGATAAAACAACAAAGCTTTCAACTCTATTAGTAGATATACGtacattaaaaatttattatgtgtTTTTAGTCAAATACTAATGCTTCTTcgtattattaaaaaattaaaatagaaTTATACATTAAATTTATAGATGAAGTATTGTATTTCGTTAAATTCAAGCCTTTTCTTGTTggatataattttatatatatattatgcatgctaattataaattaaattacacTTTTTGTAGGTGCTacgtatttatatatatatatatatatatatatatacacacacatatatatacatatatatatttaaatttaaagtatTAAAAATTGATTTTGGAAAAAATAACATTGATTTTTGGatctatatatatttaataattttgtcTCATATATATTTGTTACTGAATTACAATATTTAGAGTGACTTGAAATTATAGCCAAAACTTAATTGCTAAATAAACATTAAATAACATATTACGGCCATTATTTTGATTGTGGTTGAAATCCTTCGTCTGTCTGTCGATCGATTTCTACTCGATTATTGTGTTGATAGACAAATTAATTCATACTAAATTGTCTTAAATAAATTCATACTAATTAATATTTACTACATTTACGAAACTTCACAAATTTTCTCTTGCTtgcttttataaatttattattcttGCTTTACTTAAATATCTTTATTTGTTCACAAAACAAAATAATGGGAAAATGCGTAAATTAAAGAGAAAAAAGAAGTTCATAGAGGTTGGAGAGGTACACGTCCTCTCGATCTTGATAATCATGCTAGATTGCATATATAACACAGTTGCATGTTTTTTTAGACCAATTCATAGATTTTATATACATGAGACAGGTCGATGGCATAATGGCCGAAGCCATCTCCACGACTCCTTATTAGTTGGCTCTAAACTATCCGATCAATCCCTGTAACACAACACCTCCTCTCTGATTATAACCGAAGCTCATGGAGGATGATGTCCACAGAAGACTCTTTgcaacttaaattaaataaattacaactcaataatcttTTATTAGATAAATACTAGTGCCCATCGCATGCATGTGTATATTAtaaattacattaaaattttaaacttttaaaatgttattttataatagttttttgttattataaattggatatatatatatatatatatatatatatactatattattaagtatgaagacatgataataactacctagagaggacatcaattttttcttccaattttagccttatatgatactaatattacacttttgttttttgtttttttttttcaatttcaacacacttttatttttattttttttatttcaacaattcaaatatcaatttagtccctccataatttgtcaaatttcactttagtccatcgataatgataaaaaatattgtacacacacgcatcgtgtgtgcagagtaactatatatatatatatatataatgcatACAAATTATAAATGAAATTAGACTTTTTGTAGGAATCGCATATTGAATATAgtaaaaaacttgtgtgagacggtctcatgggtcgtattttgtaagacagatctcttatttgggtcatctatgaaaagatattattttttatgttaagagtattactttttattgtgaatatcaataaaattgacgagtttcacagataaaaattcgtgagaccatctaacaagagacctactcttgaaTATATTTAGAGTTGAAGTATTGAAAttggtttttaaaaaataacaatcTACCAAAACATTACTTGAATATAGATTTGTTACCATTTTTTTTACGGAAGATAAACTTTTTCCCTTATAATATTTACAGTATTTATAGCAATAACAATAATGAATATCTGTATTGTaactattttaattaaataatagtaattatattaataatattaaatacatCTTAATTACAATTCACAGTACTAATTCAACATGATTAATATATTAATGTAACcaaaagatttttttattaaaattataattaatgcttgaaaaaaatttatctgCCTTGCTAAAATTTCTACAAATATATATTTGGTATaaaatatctcaaatatcatAATCATTGTACAGAGCTGATTTGAGTTTTGCATCATCACACCAAaaaggataaaaaaaaaatcgatatgGATTACAACGGAAGACTTGTTAATGTAAACCAGCAGCCCTGATATGACGATCATTGCACAATCAAGAGTACGTGTACAGAGTAATCCAAGGCATTTTCGGGTTTTCTTGTTTACCTAAATCCGGAGGGGGATGCCTGAGGACCAACCGCGGCTGCTCTTCTCATTGCCAACAATTCGTCATAGTTCTGATGACGACAGAAAGAGTTAAATAAACCAAAATGTGCCAAGGCGAGAGTGTTAAAAGTAGACATTTGACATATTGTAGAAAGAAATACCCGTTTCTCAAATGCAGCATCTTCAGAGTCGATGATCTTGTCAGCAATGCCATAGTTGATAGCCTCCTGCGCTCGGAAATACTTTGGGCGTTGGATGTCCTTCTCAAGTTCTTCTTTTGGCTTTCCAATCCCCTTGGCTAAAAGCTCGAGGTAGGATTCTGTGTTTGCGTCTAGCTCTTTGGCCTAAGGCAGTGCAGAGGATATAAACGTGATGTGAACAGAGACTATGACGTAAATATAGGCATTAGAGAGAGAGTGAGACCTTAAGCCACATATCTATGACGGATCCACTTGATTTGCTGACTTTAGGAAGATATAATTTTGCTGCAGAATACAAATTAAAACAGTAAACAGCCAAACAATGGATTGAAAGTGTGAGGAAATTCAAATGAAAACAGTAAACAGCCAAACAACGGATAGAAAGTGTGAACAAATTTCCCTTTGGTTTGATATCTAAGATATAACTCAGGCCTTTTCAGGGTAAAATGTAGAAGCTGCTTTCCGAACAAAAATTGCTCTTCGTATCCTTTTTTATTGTGAAACTAAGtgaataaattgttcttggtatCTTAAGACCATAAACCTTTAATACCGGACAAAAAAGGATTCTTCAGCATGCCCTAAAGAAATTTTTGACACCACAGAACAAAAAGCCCAAACTGAAATTTAAATTACGCTGTAGCACGACTTGGCTCAAATCTTCTGAATAAAAGTTCATAGAGACAAAAGTTCTTCTGTTGAAGGAAGAACTGGTGTGCAAGATTTATGGCTCTGACCCCTTACTGAATCAATGCCCCTAAACAACCAAGTCCAAGCAAATATTACATTACGTAGATCAGTAGATGACTGGAGAAAATTTCTCTTTGGACCAACGAAGAAAGCATACACATCACGTGTGGCAAAATGTTCTAATatctaaaagaaaatattatgttaCAACATCATACAGCaatctataataaattaaaaaaatgataaagtgaaattaaataacaaattttttaaGTCTAGTGACTTATATTAAGTAAAATGAAAAAATAGACAAATTATCTTAACAAATGTAGTAACATTAAACTTTCATGCTTGAACTATTCACAAAAATCATACACAATAAAcaaattattgaaaaaagaaatgCACTGCATCTCGTACATCACAATACAGCGGCAAATTATGGCGctaaagtttaaaataattcgtaattgaaatttttataaattatgtaGGGATATTTTTGGCATTGTACCTTTAAtacatcaaataatttttctaccTCATAACGTTTAGCAAACAATAACAGATAACAATAGTAGATAAATGTGTAAAGATATCATATTTCCAAAACTACAAAATACAACATTCTCTTTTGGTTGATGTTAAGCCATTTTCGGTATTGCACATTTGGAGCCCCAAAACCATTTGCATGAGGTATTCTCCCTTAATAATTAGAGAGAGATGCTAAAAGATGAGTCAAAATGCGTGTATTCactaattaattcaaatgtgCTAGCCATAGTATCATAAATTGAATatcaatatttgaaataaagCTAAGTAGGACGAAAGTGAACAAAGTCTTACTGGATGAATTCGGTTGTAATGCTCGATATCCTTTTGCTCCAAGAGATAAAAGCATCGCTGCTTGACCATATGCCATTCCACAGTTTACGGTATAGACATCTGCTTTACAGTACTGTAAATGCAAGGAAAAAAGGTTGGGCTGGAAGTTAAAAAGCTATCAGAAACCAAAACATCAAGGCGGTATATGTGTAGATAGGCTAATCTTAATAATATGTTTTTGTTTCATCTCATGATTATTGTAATGTATTTCAAATACAAGATGTGAATCAACTCAGATCTTTTTTCTTTTACTTCACTTAAGTTTTCAATACATTTCATAAAtcaatgaattaaattctaTGCCATATGCCATACTCAGGGGCTTACTGCCATGGTGTCAGCAATTGCGTAGGCCTCAGTTTCTGATCCAACAGTTTCCATCTTTTCATCCTATGTGAACATACAGGGGCATCAGATGTTGATTAAACATATGCATAAGATGGACAATTAGGATAAACTTGTATATTGATTCAAACAAAATGCAATTAGTTGTAATATGGATCGCAGGAGAAAGATTAAATaacaaagagagaaaaaatGAGTGCATACTGCATAGATTAAAAGATCACCTGGGTTCCTGATGAATTGATGTATAGATAAATTGGCTTTGTTGGGCTGTCATAATCTAACCACATAAACTGTGCAACGATAAGCTCGGTAACAGCAGGTACAATCTGCAAATCGAAGAATACCATGACATGAATAAAAAAGCAAAATgaaaaagaaatgaaaaaaaaaaagaatagaaGAAAAGGCGATAATAGAAACAGATGATATACTGGCATGCCCAGATACACAATTCGAGCATCTAAAAGTAACGAAGGCAAGTCAGGAGGAGCAGTTCTAGGCCTTCCAGATCCTCTACCACCTCCACGGTACATGCTGACAGACATGCTGTATTTTGAGGGACCTCTTTCATCAGTACCACTCAAACTCCACATTCCGCCATTATTCAAATAATTGCAGGCTGATGAAATACTTTCCTGAAGCACAATGACAATCAAACATCTTCCATTAAAATAATATTCTCAGCTGACaaaaaaatataactttttaGTGCGCAGAGATATTGCAATAGAGATTTTTCCATTCAAATTATCATCTTGATGCTTACTATCTGAATAAGAGAAAAATGTATCTAAACCATAGTTAATCCCAATAAGAAGGCCCGTACCCAAAAAAACAGAAACAAATTTCCATCCATTTTCATGAATAAACTTAGCCAATTGCTCACTGTTAAAACTTggaaaagatgaaaatcttgaaAAGAATCAGACCTCCGTGACTTTTTCAGCCTGCCGGCGGACAGGACTATCTTCGGTCATGAACATGTCCATCTGTGAAGTTGTGAGGCCATAAAGATACTGAGGTGTGTTTTTGTAATTCTCCATCACTACAGAGTACAGCATAGGTGGCAGATTAATATCCAGCTAAATAACAAAATGAGAAACAATTTTAAAGATAAACCAGAAATGAGAAAACGAGCAACCTCCCATAATTTATGTTCCCTACAATCTTAAACTACTAGTAACCCTATCTGATAGTCCAAATCAGAGCCATTGCCATACATTCTAACAAGAAAACATTCAAATACAGAGTCCTACTTCTGTTCCAACTGAAAAGAAACCAGATCGAGTAATAAAATTTTCCATAGACAAACCTAGTAGAGCACAAATCATGCGAGCCCATCAACAGAAACATCGCAACATACTTTCGAAAACCTATCTTTTGTTCAGTTTAATTTTCACTTATTATACAAAAACACAGTTTTTTCATCCAAAGAAAAACATCTTTACATTATTATTCAAATATCTGAGAGAACTAAGTCGGCATACACCataaacaagaaaaacaaaGGACCAACAAATTTCACAAAGATGGTAGCTAAATCCCAAAATCCCAACAACAGTTACACACCGAAATCCTTAAAAAGGGCAAAAGGATAAATGTTCCTCACATCCATCCTTGATATTTTCTTGTCTGAACTGTTTAGGTATGTGGTCGTACGATTTCTGCGCCACCGGGGACATGAACCCGCATCTCCTCGAGGCGGCCCTTCTTGGCTTGGCAGCGAATACGACCTTCGAATTACGCAGAA from the Primulina tabacum isolate GXHZ01 chromosome 8, ASM2559414v2, whole genome shotgun sequence genome contains:
- the LOC142554077 gene encoding ATP-dependent Clp protease proteolytic subunit-related protein 1, chloroplastic, whose amino-acid sequence is MAASSSVLMSPISSTAIENRDLFSNCAASFLRNSKVVFAAKPRRAASRRCGFMSPVAQKSYDHIPKQFRQENIKDGLMENYKNTPQYLYGLTTSQMDMFMTEDSPVRRQAEKVTEESISSACNYLNNGGMWSLSGTDERGPSKYSMSVSMYRGGGRGSGRPRTAPPDLPSLLLDARIVYLGMPIVPAVTELIVAQFMWLDYDSPTKPIYLYINSSGTQDEKMETVGSETEAYAIADTMAYCKADVYTVNCGMAYGQAAMLLSLGAKGYRALQPNSSTKLYLPKVSKSSGSVIDMWLKAKELDANTESYLELLAKGIGKPKEELEKDIQRPKYFRAQEAINYGIADKIIDSEDAAFEKRNYDELLAMRRAAAVGPQASPSGFR